One Marmota flaviventris isolate mMarFla1 chromosome 16, mMarFla1.hap1, whole genome shotgun sequence DNA segment encodes these proteins:
- the Adcyap1 gene encoding pituitary adenylate cyclase-activating polypeptide, giving the protein MTMCSGARLALLVYGIIMHSSVYCSPVAAGLRFPGISPEDEAYDEDGNSLQDFYDSDPPGAGSPASALHDAYALYYPAEKRDVAQGILNKAYRKVLDQLSARKYLQSLMTKSVGGNLGGGAEEDWEPLSKRHSDGIFTDSYSRYRKQMAVKKYLAAVLGKRYKQRVKNKGRRIAYL; this is encoded by the exons ATGACCATGTGTAGCGGAGCAAGGTTGGCCCTGCTGGTCTATGGGATAATAATGCACAGCAGCGTCTACTGCTCACCTGTCGCCGCCGGACTCCGGTTCCCCGGGATCAG TCCTGAGGATGAGGCTTACGACGAGGACGGAAACTCGCTGCAGGACTTTTACGACTCGGACCCGCCAGGCGCAGGGAGCCCCGCCTCTGCGCTGCATGACGCCTACGCTCTCTACTATCCAGCGGAGAAGAG AGATGTCGCCCAAGGGATCCTTAACAAGGCCTACCGCAAAGTGCTGGACCAGCTGTCTGCCAGGAAGTACCTGCAATCCCTCATGACCAAGAGTGTGGG TGGGAACCTTGGCGGCGGCGCGGAGGAGGACTGGGAGCCGCTCTCCAAGCGCCACTCGGATGGAATCTTCACAGACAGCTACAGCCGCTACCGGAAGCAAATGGCTGTCAAGAAATACTTGGCGGCCGTCCTGGGGAAAAGGTATAAACAAAGGGTTAAAAACAAAGGACGTCGAATAGCGTATTTGTAG